One stretch of Priestia megaterium DNA includes these proteins:
- a CDS encoding sulfatase-like hydrolase/transferase encodes MQEQPNFLFIIVDEERFPPVYESKELKKWRKKHLKAHEFLKQHGMEFTRHYVGSTACSPSRATLFTGQYPSLHGVTQTQGIAKKSQDPDMFWLQPNTVPTMGDYFKQAGYQTFYKGKWHISDENILISGTHNVFSSYQMQTGIPDPEKECLYQRANKLEKFGFSGWIGPEPEGRNPRNSGSSAAVGVNGRDEIYAEEIIELIQRLEHQTTAQPWLMVASFVNPHDIALFGAITKHLPMFQFSIDETIPNIEPPPTIRESLQTKPSAQSSYKYIYPKALQPTQNSSFYRRLYYQLQKNVDKQILKVLRTIEQSSFYENTIIIFTSDHGDLLGAHGGLHQKWYNMYEESIHVPLLIHHKCLFPNYQRTDLLNSHVDLIPTMLSLANIDASAVQKQLQKSHTEVHPFVGRDLSRIFRGETCAEQEKTPIFFMTDDDPTKGLHQTNFSGESYPSVVQPNHIQAVIVEFSSAAGKEIWKYARYHDNPRFWSAADEKDKVNHREQYEGYPVSLTTLKTTRVPDQIEMYNLTKDPLETVNLAHLYFSTNETRKIQRQLDVILKEQIRKKRIFPQSGSMHDELPSKDR; translated from the coding sequence ATGCAGGAGCAGCCTAATTTTTTGTTTATTATCGTGGACGAGGAGCGATTTCCACCCGTATATGAAAGTAAAGAACTAAAAAAGTGGCGAAAAAAACATTTAAAAGCACATGAATTTTTAAAACAGCATGGAATGGAGTTTACCCGTCACTATGTCGGTTCTACAGCCTGTTCACCGAGTCGAGCTACATTGTTTACAGGGCAATACCCTTCCTTGCACGGAGTTACTCAAACGCAAGGTATCGCAAAAAAGTCACAAGATCCTGATATGTTTTGGCTGCAGCCTAATACCGTCCCAACCATGGGAGATTATTTTAAGCAGGCTGGGTATCAAACCTTTTATAAAGGAAAATGGCATATTTCTGATGAGAACATCTTAATTTCAGGAACACATAACGTTTTTTCTAGCTACCAGATGCAAACAGGAATACCGGATCCAGAAAAAGAGTGCCTCTATCAACGGGCTAATAAACTTGAAAAGTTTGGTTTTTCAGGATGGATTGGTCCAGAACCGGAAGGGAGAAACCCACGCAATTCTGGTTCATCTGCGGCCGTTGGAGTGAACGGACGAGACGAAATATATGCAGAGGAAATCATAGAGCTTATTCAACGATTAGAACATCAAACGACTGCGCAGCCTTGGCTCATGGTAGCTTCGTTTGTGAACCCGCATGACATTGCGCTGTTCGGAGCGATTACCAAACACCTTCCTATGTTTCAGTTTTCTATTGACGAGACGATTCCGAACATCGAGCCGCCACCTACCATTAGAGAATCTTTACAAACAAAGCCTAGCGCTCAAAGTAGCTATAAATACATCTATCCAAAAGCGCTGCAGCCAACCCAAAATTCTAGCTTCTACCGGCGCTTGTATTATCAGCTGCAAAAAAATGTTGATAAACAAATTTTAAAAGTTCTTCGGACCATAGAACAATCTTCGTTCTATGAAAATACAATTATTATTTTCACGTCTGATCACGGTGATTTGCTTGGAGCTCATGGGGGACTACATCAAAAATGGTACAACATGTATGAAGAATCTATTCACGTGCCGCTTCTTATTCACCACAAATGTTTATTTCCAAATTATCAACGTACAGACCTGCTGAATAGTCACGTTGACTTGATCCCGACAATGCTTAGTTTAGCTAATATCGATGCTTCCGCTGTTCAAAAGCAATTACAAAAAAGTCATACGGAAGTACATCCATTTGTTGGGCGAGACCTGTCACGTATATTCCGAGGAGAAACGTGTGCTGAGCAAGAAAAAACACCGATTTTCTTCATGACGGATGATGACCCGACGAAAGGACTTCACCAAACAAATTTTTCAGGAGAAAGCTACCCGTCAGTTGTTCAGCCCAATCACATTCAAGCAGTCATTGTCGAGTTTTCGTCAGCGGCAGGAAAGGAAATTTGGAAATACGCTCGCTATCATGATAATCCGCGATTTTGGTCAGCAGCTGACGAAAAAGATAAAGTCAACCACCGAGAGCAATATGAAGGTTACCCTGTAAGTCTTACTACCCTTAAAACAACACGTGTTCCCGATCAAATTGAAATGTACAATTTGACCAAGGATCCGTTAGAAACAGTAAATCTGGCTCACCTGTATTTTTCGACAAATGAAACAAGGAAAATTCAGCGGCAGCTTGATGTTATTCTTAAAGAACAAATCAGGAAAAAACGGATTTTTCCGCAAAGTGGAAGCATGCATGATGAGCTTCCGTCTAAAGATAGATAA